AGTGCAAACGCTGCACCGTGGAATGCCCCTTCGGCGCGATCGATGAAGACGAAGAGCGTTATCCCCAGTACAACGAGTCGCGCTGCCGCCGTTGCGGCACCTGCATGGGCGCCTGCCCGGTGCGGGTCATCTCCTTCGAGAACTACTCGGTGAACACCGTTGGCGCTCAGATCAAGGAATGCGAGATTCCCGAGGAATGGGATGAAAAGCCGCGTATCCTGGTGCTGGCCTGTGAGAACGACGCCTACCCGGCTCTGGATCAGGCCGCCATCAGCGGTGTGGAAATCAGCCCCTGGGCACGGGTCATTCCCGTGCGCTGCCTGGGCTCCACCAGCCTGTCCTGGGTGACAGACGCCCTGAACAACGGCTACGACGGCATCATCATGATGGGCTGCAAACGTGGCGACGAGTATCAGTGTCACTTTGTACGCGGTTCGGCCATGGCCAACGAGCGCATGGCCAAGGTTGGCGATACTCTGGAGACTCTCAACCTCGAACCCGAGCGGGTCGTGGTGGAAGAAGTCGCCATCACCGATATCGACCGAGCTCCCCAGCTGATCCAGGATATGGCGGATACCATTGAAAAGATTGGCCTGAGCCCATTCAAGTTCTAAGGAGACTGGCGATGAGTGAAATGAACAAAGCAATGATCGAGCAATATCGCAACAGCTTTCTCAAGGAAGTCGAGGCGAACGTCGAAGAGGGCGAATGGGTCAAGATGTGCATGCAATGCGGCGTGTGCTCCGGTTCCTGCCCCCTGGGCAAACACTGGGCGCATCCTCCGCAGGAAATCTTCATGATGATCCGCGCCGGCAAGCGTGACGAGGTACTGACTTCCGACTCCATGTGGATGTGCACCTCCTGCTACAACTGCATCGTGCGTTGTCCCCGGCAGCTGCCCATCACCCACATCATGCACGGCCTGGCGACCTACGCCAAGAAGCTGGGGCTGACCCCTCAGAACCAGCCTACGGCCAAGTTCGCGGAGATCTTCTGGAACAACATGATGAAGAAGGGTCGCGTCAACGAACTCAAGCTGGGCCTGTCCCTGTACTTCAAGGACGGCTTCGGGCCGGGCATCAAGGAAGCCCTGCGTAACAAGGATCTGGGCATGAAGATGATGAAAGCCAAGCGCATGGCCGCCGGTGAGTTCTTCGGCGGACATGGCGTGAAGGACGTCAGCGGATTGCAGAAGATGATCAAGAAGGCGCAGGAAATCGAAGATGCGCGCATGAAGAAGTTCGACTAACCGGAGGCATCTCAAGATGGCTAAAAGAGAATATTCCTACTACCCGGGATGCTCCTCCCAGAAAGGCGCATCCTCATCCAACCTGATGAAATCCGTGGACACCATGTGTCAGGAGCTGGACATCCAGCTCAACGAGATTCCTGACTGGAACTGCTGCTCGGCATCCATTGGCTACGCCAGCGGATCCGAGCTGCCGCGCCTGAGCCTGTCGGCGCGCAACATCGCCCTGTCGGAAGAGCACAACAAGAACCAGGAAATCGTCGCCACCTGCGCCGCCTGCTGGCTGGCCACCAAGGAAGCCGCCGAGCGCCTGAAGGAAGACGAGTCCATGTTCGCCGAGGCCAACACCGCCCTGGCGGAAGCCGGGCTGAAGCTCAACAACACCACGCCCATCAAGCACATGGCCGAAGTCATCATCGAAGACATTGGCCTGGAAGACATCAAGGCCGGCGTGAAAAAGCCTCTGGAAGGCATCAGGATCGCCGGCTATGTGGGCTGCCAGACCAACCGTCCCTTCGGCATTGCAGGGGAGTCTTTCGAGAACCCCATGTACCTGGATCATCTGGTCGATTCCCTGGGTGCGGATTCCATCCCCACCTACGAGAAAAAGGTGCAATGCTGCGGCGGCGCCCTGGCCTTCTCCGAACCCGAGAAGTCCCAGGAGATGATCAAGGGCATTATCGAAGCGGCCTACGACAACGAAGCCGACATGATCGCCACTCCCTGCCCCCTGTGCCAGGCCAACGTGGAGATCTACCAGGATCAGATCAACGAGAAGTACGACACCAAGTTCAACATTCCCGTGGTGTACTACAGCCAGTTGATCTCTGTGGCCTATGGCCGCTCGGCATCTGACGCCGCCCTGGACGGGCAGCTGATCAAGGCCAAGAAGCTGGAAGACATTGCCGGGAAGTAAACCTCCTGGTCCTGTTCAAAAAAGGCTCCTTCGGGAGCCTTTTTTTATTGGGAAGATCAGGGGAAAAACTATCTCAATGGCTTGAGCTTATTGGCGCCTTGAAAAGGAAAACGGTAACCGATACTGCAGTAGTTGACACCTGTACAATCTCCGGCCTTGATACAATCCGAGTAAGGCGAGGAGTCCCCTGAGAATTGTGGTCCCAAACTATCGAAAGGAGGATATATTGTTGAAGCGACAACATAGTAATTGTATATCGAGTTGTCAATCCCGCCAGATACTATCCTGCTGGTGCTTAGAAATTGATACTGAGCAAGACCTGTCGGTTTGTTCCCAATTAAGGGGATATCAGTACTGAAAGCCGATTCAACAACAGCCATATCCACATTCGCTTGTTGTGGCTCATTTCTACGCAGTGCAAACCGTACCAGAGTGCCAGCCTTTGGATGGCCACCACACTTGAATAAGGTCACAACAGAACCATGGGGAATGTCAACAGGAGCAAACATCAACCCGGAGAACGATCGTGCTGTTCCCGACTCATTGCCTGTATAGCTCCCCGTTTGACTGTCCCGCACCGAGAAAGCGGCAGCAGGGATGGATACAAAACCGAATGTATCTGCAGTGGTTACAGACACATTGCCCAACATATACAGCATCGCGATAAACCTGAATGTTCTCATGTCAAAGATCCTTTTTTAGTAATTAATACAAACGCGCACCAGCAACTTCCTCCGGCAGCCCCCTGGAGCAGGCAGAGCATGGGCGCGAAACCCGTAGCAAAATCCTTCACGACGACAATGACATCCGTACTTCTGGTCATAGGTGGACATTCAGGTTCCTCCATCCGTCTGAAGTGCCGCCACCAACGCCCGGGCAGATTCACCCACCGGTCTGACTCCCTGTTCTCCTGCAAGCCAGCAATCACTGCAAATGTCTGTTACCCATGAATTTGGACAGAACTTGGCCGTTTGTGCTACATGCATCAGTATAGACGGCAGAATCTGATCGGATTCAAAAAACGGGGAAATACACGGGACCGGGGGAAGTCAGTAAGGAAATGTCGCTACGAGGCATGAAACTGCATCTGGCATTGCTCGCCATGGCCAGCTCTTCCGGCTATCTGCTCTTTTGCCAGGCCTCTGAGAGCCCGGCCATGGACATCAATCAGAATCTGGCGCACTGGAGCCGCTTCGTGGTCAAGGCGCCCGCCAGGTTCTTTGCCCCCTCTGCCGCTCCTGGCAAGGGGAGCACACTTCCAACGGCCCGAACCAGACTCAAGGACAAGCCACCGATCCTGCTTTCGGGCCATAAGAACACCGTATACTCTGTTGCCCTGTCACCAATGCAATGCCCAGGGAACAGGCTCCGGTTCAAGCCCCCTCGGTCTCGCCTCAGGCAGACGTATTGAATCCCGGCATCGAAGATCAGATGGCACAGGCTGAAACAACCTTGAGCTTGTCCTCCGACAACACGGCGATGGAGACAGCGCCGGGTTTGGCTGCAAATCCGACAGACTAGTGAAGATAATCCGGTTTCTTCCCCCTTCCGGCGGCATCGTGGTAATACTTGTACTTGAGTTTGGCCTCCCTGCCATGGCAGTTCACACAGAAGCTTCCGGCCAGATCCTCACGGCGCAGGAAACTGCTCTGCACCGTGCCTTCCTCATTACCCCGGTCATCCTTGCGCACACCCTGGGGGGGGTTGTTGCCCGGGCGCCAGTGATGGGGTTCATGGCAGGTGATGCAGCCGATACGCCCGAATTCACTGATCTTGCCCTGCTCATCCAGCAGGGGCATCTTTTCCACGTCCGAACGCAGGATCAGGTCCTTCCAGGGATGACTGAAGTCTTCCACGGGTTTAGCGTCCACCTGGTTGCCTTCATGGTGGCAGCTCAGGCACAGGACATCCCGCAGTGACAGATCCCGTTTGTCATCCACCTGCCAGGCCGCTCCCACGAACAGGAAGGGTTGTTCCCCCTTGCCACGGTGCAGGCTGTGGCAGGCCCCGCAGAGGCCGGCATCCTTCCAGGGTGCTTTGAGCCGGTTCCGGTGCGCCGCAGGGTGTTTGCCCAGATCGTGATCCGTGTGCCGCAGCTTCTCCTGTTCCTCGTGACAGGACTTACACAGCGTCCCATCCGCGTGATCCGCCACCAGCGCGGGCGTTCCCTGCACGCCTTCATGCACCGAATGGCAGCTGCGACAATCCAGTTCCCGGATCTCCCGTCCCGCCAGCTTCACCGGATCATCCAGCCGGGTATTCACGGGATGGACGCCTTTTTTCAGGGCGTCTTCCTTGTCCCTGGCATTCTGGCGCCCGTGGCAGGCCGGACACAGACTCCGGGCATTCTTCCCTCGGGGCAGCAGGGCCGTGCCCGGCTGGGCATCATGCACGGAATGACAGGCCAGACAATCCACCCGCCTGATCGTTTTGCCGCCCAGTTCCACTTCCTCGTCCAGTTTCAGACCCACGGGATGCACACCCTTGCGACGGGCGTCCTTTTCGTCCCGGGAATGCTGGGCCTGGTGACAGGTCACGCACAGCCGGCTTCCTTCCTGCTTCGCCGCCAGCAGGGGTTCACCTTCGGCGCCATGAACCTGGTGACAACTCTGGCAAATGAGCCGCCCCTGCGTGCCCAGGCGGGCGCCGGCCTGCTTCAGGGCATCCGGCAATCCCTGTTGCAGTTCCTCCCAGGCCGCGTAGCCAGCCGCGGCCTTTTTTGGCGGGCGTTTCATGATCACGCCCAGGGGATGATTCAGTCTCTCGATGTCCTTACGTTGGCGGTCTTCAGCGGCCGTGCGCCGGGAAGCATGACAGTCCAGGCAGAGGGCGCTATCCCGGTTGGCCTTGCGCAGCCAGGGGTTGCTGCGTTCCGCCCCCAGGGGCTCGCCCCCTTCCGGCCGGTCATGGGGCGTGTGGCAGCTGGCGCAGTACAGGCGCCTCTCTCCGGCCAGGGGATAATCTTGGGGCACCTCGTCTTCCTCGAAGCGTTGCGCATCCCCTGCCGGTTTGCCGTCCCGCGCTTCATGCAGGGTGGGATGCTGATGCCCCTGTCCCAGGCGTGGACGTGAATCCACCACGGCGCCGTGATGACAGCTCAGACACATGCGCGGCTCCGCCACGGGCAGCACCGGCGCGTCTGCTTCCGGCACATGGTCCGGCGACCAGGACACATGGCATTGCAGGCAGTTCCTGCGGGAATCCCGGGACGGGCCGCCTTGGGGCAGCGGGGGCGCGGGCCGGCCATCATCGGTCAGGCGCAACACTTCCACCCGGTTGGACTGGAGATCCACTACATACAATCTGTCTTTCCAGCGCGTCATGCCCACGGGCATGGCGAAGCGCCAGGGACGTCCATCCCTATGGCGCAGCAACCCCCGCGCCTTGCGCTGCCGGAACAGGGTAAGGCTGCCCGTCCAGGCATCGGACACCAGCACTCCGCCGTCTTCCAGCACGGCAATGCCATTGGGCCGGAAAAGTTGGCCGGGCAACAGACCGAATCGACCCATGCTGCCGGAGAACTTTCCGTCCGGCGCGAATAGCTGCACCCGGGCATTGAGCACATCCACGGCCAGCACATAGCCCCTGGCGTCGGCGGCCAGCATGTAGGGATAGCGGAAACGGCCGGGCATTTCTCCCTGCCCACCCTGGCAGCGGGTGGACCGGCCATCATCCAGTTGGCTTCGGCACAGGCGGTGTCCGCGGCGGTCGCTCCACCAAAGCTGTTTTTGGGACACCAGCAGGGCCGAAGGTTCCACGGTTCTTTCATCCGGCCGGGGCAGAAGCTCATCGAGCAGGCGGCCCTGCCCATCCAGAATGAGGATGCGATGGGCGGTAGGATCGGCCACATACAAGCGCTCCCCCTGGATGGCAATGTCCGTGGCCGGCATGGTCCCCGGCGGCAAGGGCAGGCTGTCCCGCAGCGCGCCCCTGGGGTCGAACACCTGTATGCGCCGTTGCAGGCCGTCCAGCACGAAAGCGCGCCCGTCTTCGGCCACAGCCACGGCGGAAGGCTGCTGCAAACCCCCTTCCAGACGCATGAGCGGGGCTCCCACCAGGGCCGCCAGAACCGGAGCCGCGGGCACAAGCAACAGACAGCACAGCAGCAGGCGTTTCAGCATCACTCCAGCAGATCCCGCAACTGGATACGCACCACGGGATCATCCGGCGATTCGGGTTCGGTGCGCTGCAGGAACCGGGCAATGGGATTGTCCCGCAGCTCTTTGACACGCCCACGCTCGTAACCCAGGGCCTTCCAATCCAGCAGGCTGTCCTTCCCGTCATGGCAGGCGATGCAGTCCGGCCCCTTTTCCTCAAGGGGCTGGTGCAGGCGGGCCTTGATGTTCACCCGCGCCGCCTTGTCTGCCTGCTCCCAGTCCCGGGCCAGGCGCCGCACCCAGGGTTCTTCGGCCAGGGTCACCACCGGTTTTCCATCCACCAAGGGCGCAATGAGCCCCTCTGCCACAGGCACACCCGGCACCCGCACACGCCCGTAGTCCAGGGACATGCCCTCAGGCTGCCAGTGACAGGTCTCACAGGCAATCCACCGGCCATGCATGTTCAGAAAGGCCCGCTTGCGCGGGTTGCGGCGATGGGGCGCCCGGTCATGACACTGGAGACAGAGAACGGCGGGCGCTTCTATTTCCGCTGATCGCTGGTGAAAGGGCGGCACGAACAGGGGCGCTTTCCGGGGCTCGGCAGGAGGATGATCCAACTGTTTGCGGGCCTGCTGCAGCGCCTCATCGTCCACCCTGGCCGAATCCACCCCTTCGGTGTAGGGATTGGCCGCCACCATTGCGGAAGCCAGGCCGATGGCGCCGGCAAGGATCCATGATTTCATCATTGCGCTTTCCTCCCGTTGCCGGACGCCGGTTTCCTGCTCCCCTTGCGGCGGGGCATCTCCAGCATGCGCTGGCGGAACCTATCGCCTCCCAGGGCGGAATAGACCTTGCCCTTCACCGGCTTGCCGAACAGGCTGCCCAGCAGCCACAGCAGCAACATCCCCCCCGTGAGCAGGGCCAGCACCAGCAAGGCCCGGCTCCAGGCCGATTCCCTGTCGAACTCAGCGGGAAAACCTGGCGCTTCCGTTACCCGCGCCTCCAGCAGCAGCGGCGCCAGATCCATGTCATGCATGTCCGTGTGGAGAAAACCTTCATTCCCGGCATGGGCGGCAAATCCATGACATCCCTGGGCGGCGCAGGTCTTGCCCAGTTCGTCTTCATGGGTGGATGCACCGGGCTTTTCGTCTTCCTGAATGCGGTGATGCAGACCGGCCGGGGCATGGCAATCCAGGCAGGAAGCGCCGGCATCCCGGCCAGCGGCAATGAGCCGGCCATGCAGGGTGAGGTCGTAACTGGCATTGGCCAATACGAAACGGGCATCGGCCGGTTCGGGGGGCTTGCGCCCGGCTTCCCGTTTTACCTTCTTCATGCGTTCCCCGTCGGCGTGGCATTTCGCGCACATGGCGTTACCCTCGGCCTTGGTCCAGCGCCCGCCCAGCAGGCGGCGCACAATGTGGCCGGTAAAGCGTTCCCGCCACCCATCATCCTTGTGGCAGTTGCCACAGGCCTCATCACTGTGGGCAAAGAGTTCGCGAAACCGGGGCATCTGCACTTCACTGATGTAACCGGTATTGCTGTGACACAGGCGGCAGGAAGGGCTGGCGTCCTTTTCGGACTCTTCCAGCCGGTTGCCGCCGGTGAAGCCCTTGCGGCGGCCCTTCCCGTGAACGGAAGCGTCCATTTCCTCTGCCACCTCCTTGTGGGTGTAGGCCGAGCCCTCCGACGGCTCCTCGATATGACATTCGGCAGCGCAACCCACTCCCTTGTCCTCTTCATGGGGAAAGCGGCGGATGCTGGCATGGCAGTCACCACAGGGAACATTCCCGTGCAGGGAGGCCCCATAGTGCTTGCGGTCTATGGTCAGGTTCCGGCGCAGGCCCTTGTCGTCCACGAAGGCGAATCCGGGCAGGGCATGGCAAACCAGGCAGCCGTCCGGATCATTCTGTTGCAGCGCCGCACCTGCCGTGCGCGTCCACAGCAGCAGTCCCGCCAGCAGCACCAGGGTCAGCAACAGCACCCGGCGGGTGGTGACGAAACCCTTGCGCGGCTTGTGCAGGGCGATCCACTCCGGCAAGGGATGGAATTCCACATCCTTCTTCTTGCGCTTGTGCTTGATCTCCGGGGGCACCGTGAGCCAGTCGATGGCGCCCCAGTCACAGACATCCGCGCACTCGTGGCAGGACATGCAGGAAAGCTGATCCACCACGGCGATTTTGTCCACCATGGTGATGGCGCCGCACATGCACTTGCGGGCGCATTCGTTGCAGCCGGTACAGCGATTGCGCTCCACGCGGATGCGGCGGGTGAAACGGAAGTGCGAACCCAGGCGGTTCACCAGGGCATCGATGGCCCCGATGGGACAGAGAAAGGAACAGTAGGCACGCCCCTTGTTGGCGAACACGCCCAGGAGGAGCACCAGCCCCAGGTTCACCATGCCCACGGTGGTCACCAGGAAGGCCACGCCCCGCCAGTCGCCACTGAAGGCCTGAAAGATGCGTGGCACGGTGATGAAGTTGCACAGGGTACAGGCACTCACCCCCAGCATGGGCATGAGAAACACAAAGGTCAGGAAGTAGCCGTAGCGTATGGGCACCTGGGGCAACCAGCGGTATTCCAGCTTCCAGCGCTCCCCGGTGATGCGGCTGGCCAGTTCGGGCACCCCGCCCATGGGACAGATGTAGGCACACCAGATACGCCCGAAGAAGAAAGTGGTGACCAGGATGAACAGCATGAAGCCCGCGCCAATGGCGGCCACGCTGATCTGGTTCAGCAGATCGTCCCAGCTCATGCCGGGGAAATAGAGATAGAAACGGCGCATGCACAGGGGGCCGCACAGATCCGGGTTGCCGAACAGGGAGGGAATCAGGGTGAAGGGCGCAAGCAGCAACAGGGCCGACAGCACCATCAGCGTATAGCGGTATTTCTGCCCGGCGGGTATGTTCTTCAGTCTGTCAAACACGTTCTTCTCTGAGTTCCTGTCGAATTGTCAGCGATTTTTCCTGTCTGCCTTTCCTGTAGGAGCGGCATTGCATGCCGCAAACAATCCTGCTTCCGTCCCGCTCGTGGCACATAGCACCCCTTCCATGCACTTCAATCATTGAATTGGTGACAGGCCCGGCACAGACTGCCGTCCGCCGCGGGAAGGCGCACGAGCACTTCCCCGGCCAGGCGCTTGTAGTCCAGTTCCACGGGTTCTCCCGACTTCCTTTCCAGTTCCATCAGGCGCGCTTCCTTGTCCGCCTGGTAAACAGGGCTCCAGCGGCTGGGCTGGTAGTCCGGACCCTCCTCGACCGAACGGTCCGCCGCCTGACGTCCAGCCGGGTGTCCTTCATCGATCACCCCCTTTTCATGGGGACTGTGACAGGTCACGCAGGTGACCTGCCCGTGATCGCCCAGTGGCAGGATGACCTTGTGAGTCTTTTCCGCTTCACGTATCCGTTGGCGCATCTTCTCTTCCGGCTTGCGGCTGTGTTCCAGCGCATTCAGATGGGGCGTCTTCAAGTGACACCCCAGGCAGATACGATCCACCGGCAGACGCAGCTTCAATTCCCTGCGTTTCGGGGGATGCTCCCGGTCCGGCACCTCGCGGTGGCAATACTTGCAGTTCTCCTCCCGCAGCTTTCCCCGTTCATCCAGCTGGGCGTGAATGTTCAGCCGCTGATACGGCTTCTCGTCATGACACTGGAAGCAGAAATCATCCCGCTTCTGCCAGGGGCCGCCGCGCAGAAAATCATCGGCATGACGCCGGCGTATCTCCTCGATGTCCTCGCGCTTCCGGTCTTCCAGTTTGTCGATGCCATGACAGGTGGAACAGGTCAGCCGTCCCTTGTCGTCCGCCTGCATGCCCTGTGGCAGTGTCATGGTGCTGGGCACCTTCACCCCCACAGGATGGTGACGCGAAGACAACTCCAAAGCGCCGGCAGAGGGCAGGCAGGCCATGAGCATGAGCATGAGCAGCAGCATGACGCGCATCTCAAAGCCCGGCCTGCCCCGCCTGCCCATGGGCATGGCAATCACGGCAGCCGCCGGTGGCCTGGTGCACACCGGACAGGCCGTTGCCTGTATCCGTTTCCGAATCCCGTCCTGCCCTGTCCATTCGATGGCAAAGTACGCAGAGCTGGGCGTACTGACCTTCCTCCCCTGTCCATACGGGCACGGCAGCCAGTCCCAGGGTAGGGTCCAGTTGGGACGCGCCCTTGGCGGCCCGGTCGATGAGCAGGCCTGTGTTTTCCGTGCCGTGCATGGCATGGCAGTCCGTGCAGTCCACGCGGGAGCCATAGGCATAGCCTTCCCTAAGCCCCTGGTAGGTGCCATTGCCGCCAACACGATGGCCGTGGTAGTCGATAAAGCGGTAGTTGTCTTCCATGGCCACCAGGGGGTCACGCCAGTCCCTGTCTGGCATCTCGAATCCCGGAATCGGGTGATCACGGTTGTGGCAGCGCAGGCAAAAATCGGCATTGGAGAAATAGGGCGTGGGCCGCTGGTGGGCGTCGGGGAACAGGGTCAGGTCCTGC
This sequence is a window from Thiolapillus brandeum. Protein-coding genes within it:
- a CDS encoding 4Fe-4S dicluster domain-containing protein, whose protein sequence is MSEMNKAMIEQYRNSFLKEVEANVEEGEWVKMCMQCGVCSGSCPLGKHWAHPPQEIFMMIRAGKRDEVLTSDSMWMCTSCYNCIVRCPRQLPITHIMHGLATYAKKLGLTPQNQPTAKFAEIFWNNMMKKGRVNELKLGLSLYFKDGFGPGIKEALRNKDLGMKMMKAKRMAAGEFFGGHGVKDVSGLQKMIKKAQEIEDARMKKFD
- a CDS encoding CoB--CoM heterodisulfide reductase iron-sulfur subunit B family protein is translated as MAKREYSYYPGCSSQKGASSSNLMKSVDTMCQELDIQLNEIPDWNCCSASIGYASGSELPRLSLSARNIALSEEHNKNQEIVATCAACWLATKEAAERLKEDESMFAEANTALAEAGLKLNNTTPIKHMAEVIIEDIGLEDIKAGVKKPLEGIRIAGYVGCQTNRPFGIAGESFENPMYLDHLVDSLGADSIPTYEKKVQCCGGALAFSEPEKSQEMIKGIIEAAYDNEADMIATPCPLCQANVEIYQDQINEKYDTKFNIPVVYYSQLISVAYGRSASDAALDGQLIKAKKLEDIAGK
- a CDS encoding cytochrome c3 family protein, producing MLKRLLLCCLLLVPAAPVLAALVGAPLMRLEGGLQQPSAVAVAEDGRAFVLDGLQRRIQVFDPRGALRDSLPLPPGTMPATDIAIQGERLYVADPTAHRILILDGQGRLLDELLPRPDERTVEPSALLVSQKQLWWSDRRGHRLCRSQLDDGRSTRCQGGQGEMPGRFRYPYMLAADARGYVLAVDVLNARVQLFAPDGKFSGSMGRFGLLPGQLFRPNGIAVLEDGGVLVSDAWTGSLTLFRQRKARGLLRHRDGRPWRFAMPVGMTRWKDRLYVVDLQSNRVEVLRLTDDGRPAPPLPQGGPSRDSRRNCLQCHVSWSPDHVPEADAPVLPVAEPRMCLSCHHGAVVDSRPRLGQGHQHPTLHEARDGKPAGDAQRFEEDEVPQDYPLAGERRLYCASCHTPHDRPEGGEPLGAERSNPWLRKANRDSALCLDCHASRRTAAEDRQRKDIERLNHPLGVIMKRPPKKAAAGYAAWEELQQGLPDALKQAGARLGTQGRLICQSCHQVHGAEGEPLLAAKQEGSRLCVTCHQAQHSRDEKDARRKGVHPVGLKLDEEVELGGKTIRRVDCLACHSVHDAQPGTALLPRGKNARSLCPACHGRQNARDKEDALKKGVHPVNTRLDDPVKLAGREIRELDCRSCHSVHEGVQGTPALVADHADGTLCKSCHEEQEKLRHTDHDLGKHPAAHRNRLKAPWKDAGLCGACHSLHRGKGEQPFLFVGAAWQVDDKRDLSLRDVLCLSCHHEGNQVDAKPVEDFSHPWKDLILRSDVEKMPLLDEQGKISEFGRIGCITCHEPHHWRPGNNPPQGVRKDDRGNEEGTVQSSFLRREDLAGSFCVNCHGREAKLKYKYYHDAAGRGKKPDYLH
- a CDS encoding 4Fe-4S binding protein, whose translation is MFDRLKNIPAGQKYRYTLMVLSALLLLAPFTLIPSLFGNPDLCGPLCMRRFYLYFPGMSWDDLLNQISVAAIGAGFMLFILVTTFFFGRIWCAYICPMGGVPELASRITGERWKLEYRWLPQVPIRYGYFLTFVFLMPMLGVSACTLCNFITVPRIFQAFSGDWRGVAFLVTTVGMVNLGLVLLLGVFANKGRAYCSFLCPIGAIDALVNRLGSHFRFTRRIRVERNRCTGCNECARKCMCGAITMVDKIAVVDQLSCMSCHECADVCDWGAIDWLTVPPEIKHKRKKKDVEFHPLPEWIALHKPRKGFVTTRRVLLLTLVLLAGLLLWTRTAGAALQQNDPDGCLVCHALPGFAFVDDKGLRRNLTIDRKHYGASLHGNVPCGDCHASIRRFPHEEDKGVGCAAECHIEEPSEGSAYTHKEVAEEMDASVHGKGRRKGFTGGNRLEESEKDASPSCRLCHSNTGYISEVQMPRFRELFAHSDEACGNCHKDDGWRERFTGHIVRRLLGGRWTKAEGNAMCAKCHADGERMKKVKREAGRKPPEPADARFVLANASYDLTLHGRLIAAGRDAGASCLDCHAPAGLHHRIQEDEKPGASTHEDELGKTCAAQGCHGFAAHAGNEGFLHTDMHDMDLAPLLLEARVTEAPGFPAEFDRESAWSRALLVLALLTGGMLLLWLLGSLFGKPVKGKVYSALGGDRFRQRMLEMPRRKGSRKPASGNGRKAQ
- a CDS encoding cytochrome c3 family protein, whose translation is MKRWLFILLFVSNSVHGGSLLLTPRHGDDGSAWKQAECAACHPLPRIHQGKPAAGIRGMVRDKGYASCMGCHGSNGTQKKRPCVICHNPRDLPALPHRDGSFRHDFAGMSLDEECVTCHRNADMDGQFERQQDLTLFPDAHQRPTPYFSNADFCLRCHNRDHPIPGFEMPDRDWRDPLVAMEDNYRFIDYHGHRVGGNGTYQGLREGYAYGSRVDCTDCHAMHGTENTGLLIDRAAKGASQLDPTLGLAAVPVWTGEEGQYAQLCVLCHRMDRAGRDSETDTGNGLSGVHQATGGCRDCHAHGQAGQAGL